DNA sequence from the Leptospira perdikensis genome:
GCGCTTATCTGATCAGTGATGAAATTTATGAACTCTTCGATTATGATAAACAGTTTCATTCGATTGGTTCAGAGTATGAAAAAACCATCACACTCACTGGTTTTTCCAAAACCTATAATATGACAGGCCTTAGACTTGCCACCATCCTTGCCGAAGACAAGGTGATCAAAGCACTCACCACCTTACAACAGTATACGGTTGTCTGTGCACCTTCTATCACCCAGTGGGCCGGAATCGAAGCTCTCAAGACAGATATGAGTGCTTACATCCAAGACTATAAAGAAAAACGTGACTTCGTTTATGAATCTTTAAAAGACTACTACCCCATCCAAAAATCAGGTGGAGCCTTTTATTCTTTTTTCCAAGTTCCTGTCACCGATGAAGAATTCATCCAAAGAGCAGTTAAAAAAGATCTGATCTTAGTTCCTGGATTTATCTTTTGTGACAAAAAGAATTTTGTGCGACTTTCCTTTGCCACCGAATGGGACACTTTGAAACGAGGAATGAAAGCCTTACAGGAACTTTCTAAGGAAAGTTAAACTCTTTTTAGTCAAATTAGATAAGGAAAACTTAGGATTTTATGGAAGAATCGATTTGGTTATCTCTTTGGACCCTCTCGACCTATGGAATCCTATTTTTTTTGGGAGCAAGTCTCGCTAGTTTTTATACAACCCTTGCGGAACGAATCCTGACTTTTTGTTATGGTAAAAAAAGAAAGGAAGCTAGCGGCTTCAAACGCTGGAAAATCATTTTCACAAAACCAAGCCATTGCACGTCATGTGGGCATTTGGTGAAAAAAAACCACCTCACACCCATTATTGGTTGGTTTTTAACAAAAGGAAAATGTAACTCTTGTGAAACTAGACTTCCCAAACTCTATCCACTTACAGAATTTCTTTTTGGGCTCGTTGCCATCTTTGTATTTTTTGTTTCCGAAGATATTCTTGGAACCATATTTCTTCTGTTTTTGTTTGGGCATCTACTCATTTCCATGATGACAGATGTGGCAAAATTTTCCCTCGATTATGAAAACCTTCCCTTCCTCATCGGATTTGGATTTCTTTCCAACTACTTCCTATTTGGTGAAGTGGCAAATATTGAATCGCTTTGGGTCTTTTTAGGATTTTTAGGTTTTTATCTTTTGATTTATCTTTTGTTCCGAGGTGGCACAGGCCTTGGTGATGTCCTCTTTTCTCCTACTTTCGCTGCCATTGCCGGAAATCCTTTTTGGATTTTGTATTTTAATTCTGCTTATTTACTCGCCGTCGGATTTAGTTATCTTTTACGAAAAAAGGGTGAACCCTTAAAGGGGAAAAAAATTCCTATGGGTTTGTATTTTTCCCTCGGGTTATTTTTCACTTATTTCGCGAAGTTACTCATCCACTACTACAACTGGGAGGGATTTCCAATCTATGGAACCATTGAATGAATTACCACATATGAGAAAACTCTACACTCGTTCTGTTTTATCCGAAGAAACTGCGGGTTCTGACCCATTAGAATTATTTCGCCTTTGGTTTTCGGAAGCAAAAGAAGAAGGAGAACTAGAACCAAATGCGATGAGCCTTGCAACAGTAAACAAAGCGGGCCAACCTTCGATTCGGATCGTTTTACTCAAAGGCCTAATCCGTGATGAGTTTCAGTTTTTTACCAATTATGATTCGGACAAAGGTAAAGACATAACAGAGAACCATCATGTGGCTCTGAATTTCTTTTGGCCAAAACTCGAAAGACAAATCAGAATCGAAGGACAGGCGGCGCGCATTTCCAAAGAAGAATCAGAAACTTATTTTGCCGTCAGACCAAGAGAATCCCAAATCGGAGCACTCGCATCAAATCAAAGTTCGGTGGTGCCATCTAGAGAATTTTTAGAAGAGAAGTTTGCCTCTCTCTCAAAAGAATGGGAAGGAATAAAAATTCCTAAACCTGAAAACTGGGGTGGGTATTCTGTTTTCCCTACCAAAATCGAGTTTTGGCAAGGAAGGGTGGGAAGGTTACATGATCGGATTTCTTTTGAAAGGATCGAATCTAGTTGGAAACGAAGTCGTTTATCTCCGTAAACCCATTCGATTCAAAAGAAATATTTTATAAATTTCGCAAACCACAGATCCGCTAAAAAGGTTTATCTTTCTAGCGGACATACAAATCGTTTGAGCCGTTAGATCGATTGTCATTAACCGTGAAGGTTTAATAGATGTCCTAACTTTGTTTTTTTGGTCTGTAAATACCGAGTGTTCTCTTCTACAGGATCAATCTCAATCGGAACTCTTTCCGTTACGTGCAAATTGTATCCTTCGAGTCCCACAATCTTACGAGGGTTATTCGTGATGAGTTTCATTTGTTTCACCCCGATATCTCGTAAGATCTGTGCCCCAATTCCATACTCACGTAAGTCAGGAGCAAATCCAAGTTTTTCATTGGCTTCGACAGTATCAAGTCCTCCCTCTTGTAAGGAATAGGCTTTCAGTTTGTTGATGATTCCAATCCCACGCCCTTCTTGGCGCATATAAAGAAGAACTCCTGTCCCTTCTTTTTCAATCATACGGAGGGCATTATGAAGTTGGGGGCCACAATCACAACGTTGTGATGAAAAAATATCTCCCGTCAAACATTCACTATGAACACGAACAAGCACTG
Encoded proteins:
- a CDS encoding prepilin peptidase, giving the protein MEESIWLSLWTLSTYGILFFLGASLASFYTTLAERILTFCYGKKRKEASGFKRWKIIFTKPSHCTSCGHLVKKNHLTPIIGWFLTKGKCNSCETRLPKLYPLTEFLFGLVAIFVFFVSEDILGTIFLLFLFGHLLISMMTDVAKFSLDYENLPFLIGFGFLSNYFLFGEVANIESLWVFLGFLGFYLLIYLLFRGGTGLGDVLFSPTFAAIAGNPFWILYFNSAYLLAVGFSYLLRKKGEPLKGKKIPMGLYFSLGLFFTYFAKLLIHYYNWEGFPIYGTIE
- the pdxH gene encoding pyridoxamine 5'-phosphate oxidase, with translation MNELPHMRKLYTRSVLSEETAGSDPLELFRLWFSEAKEEGELEPNAMSLATVNKAGQPSIRIVLLKGLIRDEFQFFTNYDSDKGKDITENHHVALNFFWPKLERQIRIEGQAARISKEESETYFAVRPRESQIGALASNQSSVVPSREFLEEKFASLSKEWEGIKIPKPENWGGYSVFPTKIEFWQGRVGRLHDRISFERIESSWKRSRLSP